Proteins from a genomic interval of Capsicum annuum cultivar UCD-10X-F1 chromosome 4, UCD10Xv1.1, whole genome shotgun sequence:
- the LOC107869707 gene encoding GDSL esterase/lipase At1g71250-like isoform X2 — protein sequence MMSQKAKTLILSSFLSFLGVCNSACNFGLTNATSTKIKGMFVFGSSLVDNGNNNFLEKCKAKANYLPYGVDYAKGPTGRFTNGKNVIDLLGDHLKLPSLPTFKDPSTKGNVILQGNDFSLNFFKNFPHNNATLTGFISKLITGLSQQIQRLYDMGARKFVVMSVYPNGCSPTVRARVPIPVPTGCIHTINVPLSLYNTNLKSLLDYMMQKMPDSKFVYVDVFNIIKNIVQTPSQYGFDNTIDACCEVTPIKEGGNAALCKNGGQVCPSRNKYVWFDGLHPTEAVNIVLANKAFDSELNTEVYPTNVKKLIEG from the exons atGATGTCTCAAAAGGCAAAAACTCTCATCTTAAGCTCATTCTTGTCATTTTTGGGTGTATGCAACTCTGCATGTAACTTTGGCTTAACAAATGCAACAAGCACAAAAATCAAAGGGATGTTTGTATTTGGGAGCTCACTGGTTGATAATGGGAACAACAACTTTCTTGAGAAATGTAAGGCAAAGGCAAATTACTTGCCATATGGGGTAGATTATGCCAAAGGGCCAACAGGAAGATTTACAAATGGGAAAAATGTGATTGATCTTCTTGGTGACCATCTAAAGCTTCCTTCACTTCCAACATTCAAAGATCCTTCAACTAAAGGGAATGTCATTCTTCAAG GAAATGACTTTTCACTAAACTTCTTCAAGAATTTTCCACACAACAATGCTACTCTTACAGGCTTCATTTCTAAGTTGATCACTGGACTCTCTCAACAGATACAG AGGTTATATGACATGGGAGCAAGGAAATTTGTGGTAATGTCAGTATATCCAAATGGGTGCAGCCCAACGGTTAGGGCTAGAGTGCCCATTCCAGTGCCCACGGGGTGCATACACACAATAAATGTACCTCTAAGTCTCTACAACACTAACTTGAAGAGCTTGCTGGATTACATGATGCAAAAAATGCCTGATTCTAAGTTTGTTTATGTTGACGTCTTCAACATCATTAAGAATATCGTACAAACTCCATCTCAATATG GTTTTGATAATACCATAGATGCTTGTTGTGAAGTTACACCAATAAAGGAAGGTGGGAATGCAGCTTTGTGCAAAAATGGAGGGCAAGTTTGTCCAAGTAGGAACAAGTATGTCTGGTTTGATGGCTTGCATCCCACAGAAGCGGTAAATATTGTGCTTGCTAACAAGGCCTTTGATTCTGAGCTCAATACTGAAGTCTACCCTACAAATGTTAAAAAACTCATTGAAGGCTAA
- the LOC107869707 gene encoding GDSL esterase/lipase At4g16230-like isoform X1, giving the protein MMSQKAKTLILSSFLSFLGVCNSACNFGLTNATSTKIKGMFVFGSSLVDNGNNNFLEKCKAKANYLPYGVDYAKGPTGRFTNGKNVIDLLGDHLKLPSLPTFKDPSTKGNVILQGVDFASGGSGILDETGVASGEVMGMNEQIKNMQTVTLPDLENQLGCKSNEALSNYLFLVGTAGNDFSLNFFKNFPHNNATLTGFISKLITGLSQQIQRLYDMGARKFVVMSVYPNGCSPTVRARVPIPVPTGCIHTINVPLSLYNTNLKSLLDYMMQKMPDSKFVYVDVFNIIKNIVQTPSQYGFDNTIDACCEVTPIKEGGNAALCKNGGQVCPSRNKYVWFDGLHPTEAVNIVLANKAFDSELNTEVYPTNVKKLIEG; this is encoded by the exons atGATGTCTCAAAAGGCAAAAACTCTCATCTTAAGCTCATTCTTGTCATTTTTGGGTGTATGCAACTCTGCATGTAACTTTGGCTTAACAAATGCAACAAGCACAAAAATCAAAGGGATGTTTGTATTTGGGAGCTCACTGGTTGATAATGGGAACAACAACTTTCTTGAGAAATGTAAGGCAAAGGCAAATTACTTGCCATATGGGGTAGATTATGCCAAAGGGCCAACAGGAAGATTTACAAATGGGAAAAATGTGATTGATCTTCTTGGTGACCATCTAAAGCTTCCTTCACTTCCAACATTCAAAGATCCTTCAACTAAAGGGAATGTCATTCTTCAAGGTGTTGATTTTGCTTCTGGTGGTTCTGGCATTCTTGATGAAACTGGTGTTGCTTCT GGGGAGGTGATGGGCATGAATGAACAAATCAAAAACATGCAAACTGTGACATTGCCTGACTTGGAAAATCAACTTGGATGCAAAAGCAATGAAGCACTAAGCAATTACCTGTTTTTGGTGGGAACTGCAGGAAATGACTTTTCACTAAACTTCTTCAAGAATTTTCCACACAACAATGCTACTCTTACAGGCTTCATTTCTAAGTTGATCACTGGACTCTCTCAACAGATACAG AGGTTATATGACATGGGAGCAAGGAAATTTGTGGTAATGTCAGTATATCCAAATGGGTGCAGCCCAACGGTTAGGGCTAGAGTGCCCATTCCAGTGCCCACGGGGTGCATACACACAATAAATGTACCTCTAAGTCTCTACAACACTAACTTGAAGAGCTTGCTGGATTACATGATGCAAAAAATGCCTGATTCTAAGTTTGTTTATGTTGACGTCTTCAACATCATTAAGAATATCGTACAAACTCCATCTCAATATG GTTTTGATAATACCATAGATGCTTGTTGTGAAGTTACACCAATAAAGGAAGGTGGGAATGCAGCTTTGTGCAAAAATGGAGGGCAAGTTTGTCCAAGTAGGAACAAGTATGTCTGGTTTGATGGCTTGCATCCCACAGAAGCGGTAAATATTGTGCTTGCTAACAAGGCCTTTGATTCTGAGCTCAATACTGAAGTCTACCCTACAAATGTTAAAAAACTCATTGAAGGCTAA